Proteins encoded in a region of the Phacochoerus africanus isolate WHEZ1 chromosome 8, ROS_Pafr_v1, whole genome shotgun sequence genome:
- the LSM10 gene encoding U7 snRNA-associated Sm-like protein LSm10 codes for MAVSHSVKERTISENSLIILLQGLQGQVTTVDLRDESVARGRIDNVDAFMNIRLAQVTYTDRWGHQVELDDLFVMGRNVRYVHIPDDVNITATIERQLQVIHRVRNFGGMGRREFPSKNSK; via the coding sequence ATGGCGGTGAGCCACTCAGTGAAAGAGCGGACCATCTCGGAGAACAGCCTGATCATCCTGCTGCAGGGCCTCCAGGGCCAGGTCACCACCGTGGACCTGCGGGATGAGAGTGTGGCCCGCGGACGCATAGACAACGTCGATGCCTTCATGAACATCCGCCTGGCCCAGGTCACCTATACGGACCGTTGGGGGCATCAGGTTGAGCTGGATGACCTCTTTGTGATGGGCCGGAATGTCCGTTACGTCCACATCCCCGATGACGTGAACATCACCGCGACCATCGAGCGGCAGCTGCAGGTCATCCATCGGGTGCGCAACTTTGGTGGCATGGGGCGCCGGGAATTTCCCTCCAAAAACTCTAAGTGA